From the Candidatus Alcyoniella australis genome, the window CCGGGCGGGGCGGCGAAAGGGACTTTCCCCCCGCGCCCCCCCTTCGGCTTTTTCCCCCCCCCCCCCCCCCCAAGTTCTACTGCCAAATAAAGCAAAAAAGCTCAGAGAGCGACGCGGCGGATCAGTCCTTTTCCAGACCCTCGCTGTAAGGTACACAACGGTTGCGGCCATCGCGCTTGGCCTGATAGAGGGCCGTGTCGGCCCGTTTGATCAGTTCGTCGATCTCACCGGCATCATCGGGGAATGTCGAGACACCCAAACTGATCGTCACGCTGGACATGCCGTCGAACTCGACTTGGCTGACGCTCTCGCGCAGCCGCTCGGCGCTGACCAACGCGCCCTCTTTGGGGGTCTCGGGCAGCAGCAGCACGAACTCCTCGCCGCCGTAGCGCGCAACGATATCGACCTCGCGGATCTGGTCGCTGAGCACCTTGGCCACGCTACGCAGGACTTTATCGCCAGCCGGATGGCCGTAGGTGTCGTTGACGTTCTTGAAGTAATCGATGTCGGCCATTACCACCGAGAAAATCTTGTTGTAGCGCTTGGCGCGCTTGATTTCGTCGGCAAAGCGGACCATGAAGTAGCGCCTGATGTACAGCCCGGTCAGCGAGTCGGTGACCGCCATCTCCCATAGTTGGGCCTTGTTGATAGCCACCGCTGCCTGGTCGGCGACCATTTTCAACAGGTTTAAATCGTCGTCTTCGAAGTCCGAGTCGTCGAGCTTATTGGTGACGTTAATAACGCCGATCACGTCCTTGTAGACGACCATTGGGATACAGGCGATTGAATTGGCAAAGGAATTATTGGCACCGACGAAACGCTGATCCATATTGGTTTTATTGATCATCAACGATTTACCGGTTTTAAAAACACTGCCGGCGACACCCTCGCCGGGCTTGAAAGCTTTGGTCTCGACCTCGCCGTTGTTGATCTTCTCCAGCAGGTCTTTGTCGGCCAACCCCTCGATCACTCGGATCTGCAGCAGATCGCTGTCCGAGTCGTAGAGCATGATCGAGCCCTTTTCCGCGTGGGATACGGCCAGCGCCTGGCGCAGGATGTAGCGCAGCAGCTTCTTCAGGTCGTCGATGTGGTTCAGCGCACGGCCGATGTTGTAAAGCAGGGACAGGTTGTGGATGATCTTCGACTGTTCGCGTTTCTCCCGGCGGTTGCGTTGAAGCATCAGGCTGTTGTGGATGTTGACTGCGGCGAGCTTGGCCAGCAGGTTGACGAAATTGAGGTCTGCATCGTCGATGTTTTTATCAATGGCCAGCAGGGCGATTAACTGCTTCTCGTAGAGAATCGGCACCCACAGATCAAACGCGCAGCGTCCCTGCATCGCCATCTGGATCAGCTCGCTGAACTGCTTGGTCTGCTCATCGCCGCCCTCGGTCAGCAGGTGTTCGCCATCGTGCAGCGCGCGCGGGATGTGTTGGCGGCCGACAGGAAGGGTTACCTCCTGATTATTCAGGCTTTCGCAGTAGGCCAACCGCAGCTTGAACGTGTCGGCGTCGAGCACGAAAAGCGCGGGAGCATCACAGTTCAGGGCCTTCTTGACGATCAAGGCCAGGGCCTGAAACATCTCGTCGGGCTCGATGATATTGCCCAGCTGTTTGGCCGCATCAACCAAGGAGGATAGAAATGCGACCTGGTTCTTTAGGTCCAG encodes:
- a CDS encoding diguanylate cyclase, which encodes MAKADVQSGKPEGSMLDLKNQVAFLSSLVDAAKQLGNIIEPDEMFQALALIVKKALNCDAPALFVLDADTFKLRLAYCESLNNQEVTLPVGRQHIPRALHDGEHLLTEGGDEQTKQFSELIQMAMQGRCAFDLWVPILYEKQLIALLAIDKNIDDADLNFVNLLAKLAAVNIHNSLMLQRNRREKREQSKIIHNLSLLYNIGRALNHIDDLKKLLRYILRQALAVSHAEKGSIMLYDSDSDLLQIRVIEGLADKDLLEKINNGEVETKAFKPGEGVAGSVFKTGKSLMINKTNMDQRFVGANNSFANSIACIPMVVYKDVIGVINVTNKLDDSDFEDDDLNLLKMVADQAAVAINKAQLWEMAVTDSLTGLYIRRYFMVRFADEIKRAKRYNKIFSVVMADIDYFKNVNDTYGHPAGDKVLRSVAKVLSDQIREVDIVARYGGEEFVLLLPETPKEGALVSAERLRESVSQVEFDGMSSVTISLGVSTFPDDAGEIDELIKRADTALYQAKRDGRNRCVPYSEGLEKD